The following proteins are encoded in a genomic region of Rubrobacter xylanophilus DSM 9941:
- a CDS encoding cell division protein SepF, which yields MGVREQLERVAAYFGFGVDDDYYEDEEEEERYAKGSYGNGGRTGEPSPAVRRLGRSERSSAFGTSLGDLFGSEGPERGRYAHNPPHLRAVPDQRPTRVSVVEPSSFNDAQALADRFKRQQPVILNLQNVNSDLSRRMVDFCAGLTYALDGHIQTVANRVFLLTPRDVEVSAEERKMLAERAFFNQL from the coding sequence ATGGGAGTTAGGGAACAACTGGAGCGGGTCGCGGCCTACTTCGGGTTCGGAGTGGACGACGACTACTACGAGGACGAGGAAGAGGAGGAGCGCTACGCGAAGGGCTCCTACGGCAACGGCGGCCGGACCGGCGAGCCCTCGCCGGCCGTGCGCAGGCTCGGCCGCTCCGAGCGCTCCTCGGCCTTCGGCACCTCGCTCGGCGACCTCTTCGGCAGCGAGGGGCCCGAGCGGGGGCGCTACGCACACAACCCGCCGCACCTGAGGGCGGTGCCGGACCAGCGCCCCACCCGGGTGAGCGTGGTGGAGCCCTCCAGCTTCAACGACGCCCAGGCCCTCGCCGACCGCTTCAAGCGCCAGCAGCCGGTCATCCTGAACCTCCAGAACGTCAACAGCGACCTCTCCCGCCGCATGGTGGACTTCTGCGCCGGCCTCACCTACGCCCTGGACGGACACATCCAGACCGTCGCCAACCGGGTCTTTCTGCTCACCCCGCGCGACGTGGAGGTGAGCGCCGAGGAGCGCAAGATGCTGGCCGAGCGGGCGTTCTTCAACCAGCTTTGA
- a CDS encoding RluA family pseudouridine synthase encodes MGESFRVSPSEAGERLDRLLARRLGISRSRAQRLLAEGLARVGGEAAAPSLRVRGGEVVEARLPEEGLEAEEIPVPILFEDEHIAVVDKPAGMVVHPGAGNRSGTLVNALLGRGIAGGEDPERPGIVHRLDRDTSGLMVVAKGEPAYSRLVEMLAARRVRRVYRALVVGEGLPPSGTVDSPVGRDPENPALMAAGVGRPAVTHFEVLGEAAGHTMLRVRLETGRTHQIRVHLSAIGYPVYADPLYGRAVPGRRLWLHAERLSFEHPAEGRPLDFFSPVPEELRRAAAELDARFEELLDGPAALW; translated from the coding sequence GTGGGGGAGTCTTTCCGCGTCTCTCCCTCCGAGGCCGGGGAGCGGCTCGACCGCCTGCTCGCCCGGCGCCTCGGGATCAGCCGCAGCCGGGCGCAGCGGCTGCTGGCCGAGGGGCTCGCCCGGGTCGGCGGTGAGGCGGCGGCCCCGTCCCTCAGGGTGCGGGGGGGCGAGGTGGTCGAGGCGCGGCTGCCCGAGGAGGGGCTCGAGGCCGAGGAGATCCCGGTTCCCATCCTCTTCGAGGACGAGCACATCGCCGTCGTGGACAAGCCCGCCGGGATGGTGGTGCACCCCGGGGCCGGGAACCGCTCCGGGACGCTGGTCAACGCGCTGCTCGGGCGCGGCATAGCGGGGGGGGAGGACCCCGAGCGGCCGGGCATCGTGCACCGCCTCGACCGGGACACCTCCGGCCTGATGGTCGTGGCGAAGGGCGAGCCCGCCTACTCGCGGCTCGTGGAGATGCTGGCCGCCCGGCGGGTGCGGAGGGTCTACCGGGCGCTCGTGGTCGGCGAGGGGCTGCCGCCCTCCGGCACGGTGGACTCCCCGGTGGGGAGGGACCCGGAGAACCCGGCGCTCATGGCCGCGGGCGTCGGCCGGCCGGCGGTGACCCACTTCGAGGTGCTCGGGGAGGCCGCCGGGCACACCATGCTGCGGGTGCGCCTGGAGACGGGGAGGACGCACCAGATCCGGGTGCACCTCTCGGCCATAGGGTATCCCGTCTACGCCGACCCGCTCTACGGCCGGGCCGTGCCGGGCAGGAGGCTGTGGCTGCACGCCGAGCGGCTCTCCTTCGAGCACCCGGCGGAGGGGAGGCCGCTGGACTTCTTCTCCCCCGTCCCGGAGGAGCTGCGCCGGGCGGCCGCGGAGCTCGACGCGCGCTTCGAGGAGCTTCTTGACGGCCCGGCGGCTCTCTGGTAG
- the pyrR gene encoding bifunctional pyr operon transcriptional regulator/uracil phosphoribosyltransferase PyrR — translation MSRLGFGERVRACVLTGDQISRSLRRISHEILERNASSLEELALVGILTRGVPLAHRIAGNIRRFEGLEVPVGALDITLHRDDLDGEDPEVKGSHIPFEVAGRTVVMVDDVLFTGRTARAAMDALLERGRPAAIQLAVLVDRGHRELPIRADYVGKNIPTSLGESVRVGLVETDGEDGVVVVGS, via the coding sequence ATGAGCCGATTAGGCTTCGGCGAGCGCGTCCGCGCTTGCGTACTCACCGGCGACCAGATCTCCCGCTCCCTGCGGCGCATCTCGCACGAGATCCTGGAGCGCAACGCCTCCTCCCTCGAGGAGCTGGCGTTGGTGGGGATCCTCACCCGCGGCGTGCCCCTGGCGCACCGGATCGCGGGGAACATCCGGCGCTTCGAGGGGCTGGAGGTCCCGGTGGGGGCGCTGGACATCACGCTGCACCGGGACGACCTGGACGGGGAGGACCCGGAGGTGAAGGGCAGCCACATCCCCTTCGAGGTGGCGGGCAGGACCGTCGTCATGGTGGACGACGTGCTCTTCACCGGCAGGACGGCCCGGGCGGCGATGGATGCCCTCCTGGAGAGGGGGCGCCCGGCGGCGATCCAGCTCGCCGTCCTGGTCGACCGCGGGCACCGGGAGCTGCCCATCCGGGCGGACTACGTGGGCAAGAACATCCCGACCTCCCTCGGCGAGAGCGTGCGGGTCGGGCTTGTGGAGACCGACGGAGAGGACGGGGTGGTCGTCGTTGGGAGCTAG
- a CDS encoding cell division protein FtsQ/DivIB, producing MRGGRPTSGVARALLVSATAALLTFFLLDVVARLVFPVAGVEVSGDHVYPEGAARSAVPHGESLLTLNTRAVERRIESNPWVKVARVRKEWRSGIVAVEVEERRPVLKAEVEGRSVVFALDGTELPGTGGRELSRVELDRDQVREVLEAARTLESGGLRFEAVEEAGPGGFAARVEDRPVVFGERVSLEQARALGEIMRRHPEASYFDLRSPGRVVVGASGADVEV from the coding sequence TTGAGGGGCGGCAGGCCAACCTCGGGGGTCGCTCGCGCCCTCCTGGTCTCCGCCACAGCAGCCCTCCTCACCTTCTTCCTCCTCGACGTCGTGGCCCGCCTGGTCTTCCCGGTCGCCGGGGTGGAGGTCTCCGGCGATCACGTGTACCCCGAGGGCGCCGCCCGGAGCGCCGTGCCCCACGGAGAGAGCCTCCTCACCCTCAACACCCGGGCGGTCGAGCGCAGGATAGAGTCTAATCCTTGGGTTAAGGTCGCCCGGGTGCGCAAGGAGTGGCGATCGGGTATAGTTGCGGTCGAGGTTGAAGAGCGCCGCCCGGTGCTGAAAGCCGAGGTCGAGGGACGCAGCGTGGTTTTTGCTCTGGACGGGACGGAGCTGCCGGGCACCGGGGGCAGGGAGCTCAGTCGGGTGGAGCTGGACAGGGACCAGGTACGGGAGGTGCTGGAGGCGGCGCGCACGCTGGAGAGCGGGGGCTTGAGGTTCGAGGCCGTGGAGGAGGCGGGTCCCGGCGGTTTTGCGGCCCGGGTGGAGGACCGCCCCGTGGTCTTCGGGGAGAGGGTGAGCCTGGAGCAGGCGCGGGCTCTCGGGGAGATCATGCGCCGCCACCCGGAGGCCTCTTACTTCGACCTGCGCTCGCCGGGCAGGGTGGTGGTCGGCGCTTCCGGGGCCGACGTCGAGGTATAA
- a CDS encoding DivIVA domain-containing protein, producing MAIRPIDVRRKEFKSVFRGYDANQVDDFLDAVADEFERAYTENQRMREEISGLRERLQQFEELEESIRAALVHAEQAANDLRESARREAENLRESARREAELTIREAKTRSHQMLADSSGRVERVQESYEALQEAKRKFANDFRHLLKTYMEMLDSLEISTAREIESSLRERLDTESVAVAREAARSEQEAPAEGAGVAAEETQKIEPEQLPASPEAPEAEEPEVEPSSSAGGEDEARAAAEQAAEEAPERGPLAEETSEQEFFERQPAPEERREDNRIFRASRFLRRRG from the coding sequence ATGGCGATAAGACCGATAGACGTGCGGCGCAAGGAGTTCAAGAGCGTCTTCCGGGGCTACGACGCGAACCAGGTGGACGACTTTCTGGACGCGGTGGCCGACGAGTTCGAGCGGGCCTACACCGAGAACCAGCGGATGCGCGAGGAGATCTCCGGCCTGCGCGAGCGGCTGCAGCAGTTCGAGGAGCTGGAGGAGTCCATCCGGGCGGCGCTGGTGCACGCCGAGCAGGCGGCGAACGACCTCAGGGAGTCGGCCCGCCGCGAGGCCGAGAACCTCAGGGAGTCGGCCCGCCGCGAGGCCGAGCTGACCATCCGGGAGGCGAAGACCCGCTCCCACCAGATGCTCGCCGACTCCTCGGGGCGGGTGGAGCGGGTGCAGGAGTCCTACGAGGCCCTGCAGGAGGCGAAGAGGAAGTTCGCCAACGACTTCCGGCACCTGCTCAAGACGTACATGGAGATGCTGGACAGCCTGGAGATCTCCACCGCCCGGGAGATAGAGTCCTCCCTGCGGGAGCGGCTGGACACGGAGTCGGTGGCCGTGGCGCGCGAGGCGGCCCGCTCGGAGCAGGAGGCGCCCGCTGAGGGGGCCGGGGTCGCCGCCGAGGAGACGCAGAAGATAGAGCCGGAGCAGCTTCCGGCCAGCCCGGAGGCCCCGGAGGCGGAGGAGCCGGAGGTCGAGCCGTCCTCCTCGGCGGGCGGGGAGGACGAGGCCCGCGCCGCGGCCGAGCAGGCCGCCGAGGAGGCCCCGGAGCGCGGGCCGCTCGCCGAGGAGACCTCGGAGCAGGAGTTCTTCGAGCGGCAGCCCGCCCCGGAGGAGAGGCGGGAGGACAACAGGATCTTCCGGGCCAGCCGCTTTCTGCGGCGGCGCGGCTGA
- the murC gene encoding UDP-N-acetylmuramate--L-alanine ligase, which translates to MHMIGVGGAGMSGIAEVLARRGHEVTGSDLKESPYTRRLAAAGVKVYIGHEARQVGDAEVVVISTAIPKTNPELLEARRRSIPVIPRAEALARILAEGRGIAVAGTHGKTTTTSMIAHSLRALGENPTALVGGELNDIGSNVIFGREDLIVAEADESDRSILRLHPQAAVITNIEYDHPDFYASLEEVVETFARFVAGLPPEGHLVLCADDPRCRRLAELAPCPVTTYGLSGGELRARVLSPGSYLLFEGARKRGEVSLGVYGRHNVLNSLAAAGIARWLGHDPLEAARTLGSFGGVRRRFQLKGERSGVRVVDDYAHHPTEIMAILDVARATAAPEGRIIAVFQPHRYSRTRKLYREFGRAFGRADAVVVTEVYGAGEMPQPGVSGKLVVDAICETSDRPEVYYVPDQEALPEVLRMISGPRDTVITLGAGDISRAGEELLARL; encoded by the coding sequence GTGCACATGATCGGGGTCGGCGGCGCGGGCATGAGCGGCATCGCCGAGGTGCTGGCGCGCAGGGGACACGAGGTGACGGGCTCCGACCTCAAGGAGTCGCCCTACACCCGCAGGCTCGCGGCGGCCGGGGTGAAGGTGTACATCGGGCACGAAGCCCGGCAGGTCGGCGACGCGGAGGTGGTCGTCATCTCCACCGCCATCCCCAAGACCAACCCGGAGCTTCTGGAGGCGCGCCGCAGGTCCATCCCGGTGATCCCCCGGGCGGAGGCGCTGGCCAGGATCCTGGCCGAGGGCCGCGGGATCGCCGTGGCCGGAACCCACGGCAAGACCACCACCACCAGCATGATCGCCCACTCCCTCAGGGCGCTCGGCGAGAACCCCACGGCCCTCGTCGGCGGGGAGCTGAACGACATCGGGAGCAACGTGATCTTCGGGCGCGAAGACCTGATCGTCGCGGAGGCCGACGAGAGCGACCGCTCGATCCTGCGGCTGCATCCCCAGGCCGCCGTGATCACGAACATCGAGTACGACCACCCGGACTTCTACGCCTCGCTGGAGGAGGTGGTGGAAACCTTCGCCCGGTTCGTCGCCGGACTGCCCCCCGAGGGGCACCTCGTCCTGTGCGCCGACGACCCGCGCTGCCGGAGGCTGGCGGAGCTGGCCCCCTGCCCGGTCACGACCTACGGCCTCTCCGGCGGCGAGCTGCGGGCGCGGGTGCTCTCGCCCGGCTCCTACCTTCTCTTCGAGGGCGCACGAAAGCGGGGCGAGGTGAGCCTCGGCGTCTACGGCCGGCACAACGTCCTGAACTCGCTCGCCGCCGCAGGCATAGCCCGGTGGCTGGGCCACGACCCGCTCGAGGCAGCCCGGACGCTCGGCAGCTTCGGCGGCGTGCGGCGCAGGTTCCAGCTCAAGGGCGAGCGCTCCGGCGTCCGCGTGGTGGACGACTACGCCCACCACCCCACCGAGATAATGGCCATCCTCGACGTGGCGCGGGCCACCGCGGCCCCGGAGGGCCGGATCATCGCGGTCTTCCAGCCCCACCGCTACTCGCGCACCCGCAAGCTCTACCGGGAGTTCGGCCGGGCCTTCGGGCGGGCCGACGCGGTGGTGGTGACCGAGGTCTACGGGGCCGGCGAGATGCCGCAGCCGGGGGTGAGCGGCAAGCTGGTCGTGGACGCCATCTGCGAGACTTCGGACCGGCCGGAGGTCTACTACGTGCCGGACCAGGAGGCCCTCCCTGAGGTGCTGCGCATGATCTCCGGCCCCAGAGACACCGTGATCACGCTCGGCGCCGGAGATATCTCCCGCGCCGGCGAGGAGCTGCTCGCCCGGCTTTGA
- the ftsZ gene encoding cell division protein FtsZ: MLDAGTSYLAVIKVVGIGGGGTNAVNRMINSGLQGVEFIAINTDAQALQMCDADQKIHIGEKITRGLGAGADPKIGMEAAEESKAEIEEALRGADMVFVTAGKGGGTGTGAAPVVAKIAREAGALTVGVVTRPFSFEGRRRATYAEEGIKKLKENVDSLIIIPNDRLLQVAEKRTSMMEAFKMADDILRKGVQGITDLITVPGLINLDFADVRTIMQNSGSALMGIGESSSENRGAEAARLAISSPLLEASIEGATGIILNITGGPELGLFEVNEAAEIVHNAAHQDANLIFGAVIDESFGDKVSVTVIATGFDQRLANQRRIERPVAETPPRPSEEEPRPQQEDGDVLDIPAFLRRR, translated from the coding sequence ATGTTGGACGCGGGGACGAGCTATCTGGCGGTCATAAAGGTTGTGGGCATCGGTGGCGGCGGGACCAACGCCGTCAACCGGATGATCAACTCGGGCCTGCAGGGGGTCGAGTTCATAGCGATCAACACGGACGCCCAGGCCCTTCAGATGTGCGATGCGGACCAGAAGATCCACATCGGGGAGAAGATCACGCGCGGCCTTGGGGCCGGGGCCGACCCCAAGATCGGGATGGAGGCCGCCGAGGAGAGCAAGGCCGAGATCGAGGAGGCGCTGCGGGGGGCCGACATGGTGTTCGTCACCGCGGGCAAGGGCGGTGGCACGGGGACGGGGGCTGCCCCCGTGGTGGCCAAGATCGCCCGGGAGGCCGGGGCCCTCACCGTCGGGGTGGTGACCCGGCCGTTCTCGTTCGAGGGCAGGCGGCGGGCCACCTACGCCGAGGAGGGGATAAAGAAGCTCAAGGAGAACGTGGACTCCCTCATCATCATCCCCAACGACCGGCTGCTGCAGGTGGCCGAGAAGCGCACCAGCATGATGGAGGCCTTCAAGATGGCCGACGACATCCTGCGCAAGGGCGTGCAGGGGATAACCGACCTGATCACGGTCCCCGGCCTCATCAACCTGGACTTCGCCGACGTGCGCACCATCATGCAGAACTCCGGCTCGGCGCTGATGGGCATCGGGGAGTCCAGCAGCGAGAACCGCGGGGCCGAGGCGGCGCGGCTGGCGATCTCCAGCCCGCTGCTGGAGGCCAGCATCGAGGGGGCGACCGGGATCATCCTGAACATCACCGGCGGTCCGGAGCTGGGGCTCTTCGAGGTCAACGAGGCGGCCGAGATCGTCCACAACGCCGCCCACCAGGACGCCAACCTGATCTTCGGGGCGGTCATAGACGAGAGCTTCGGCGACAAGGTGAGCGTGACGGTGATCGCCACGGGCTTCGACCAGCGGTTGGCGAACCAGCGGCGGATAGAGCGGCCGGTGGCCGAGACGCCCCCTCGCCCCTCCGAGGAGGAGCCGCGGCCGCAGCAGGAGGACGGCGACGTCCTGGACATCCCGGCCTTCCTCCGCCGCCGCTAG
- a CDS encoding YggT family protein, with translation MSALALQEFGFSVAGLLAGAVNYAYYILFGAIIASIVFSWLFPGYPSNSFMQAVYDAVRAVTNPILMPIRSRLPMLRLGGIGLDLSPIVAIIALSIARRLLLVIIDQFIRPVTG, from the coding sequence ATGAGCGCGCTCGCCCTGCAGGAGTTCGGCTTCAGCGTGGCCGGGCTTCTGGCCGGGGCGGTCAACTACGCCTACTACATCCTCTTCGGGGCCATCATAGCCTCCATCGTGTTCAGCTGGCTGTTTCCCGGCTACCCCTCCAACAGCTTCATGCAGGCCGTCTACGACGCGGTGCGCGCGGTGACCAACCCCATCCTCATGCCCATCCGCAGCCGGCTGCCCATGCTCCGGCTCGGCGGGATAGGGCTCGACCTCTCGCCCATCGTGGCCATCATCGCGCTCTCCATAGCGCGGCGGCTGTTGCTCGTTATCATCGACCAGTTCATAAGACCTGTAACGGGGTGA
- the ftsA gene encoding cell division protein FtsA: MASGRLVYGIDVGTTKIVALAGRVDPRRGWVEVLSRGEAPSRGLRRGMIVDRELAASSIAAAIDDCEVSGGRVVVGIAGGHLSSFNTEVTLLNRGRNRTITRRFVRRLEEEARRVDLDEDAQVLHVVPRGYVLDGTEGVKNPLGLAARKVTLRAHVVCGAVSSIQNLLAAVEDCGVRVSRVVLEPLASAEACLTEEERENGVILMDIGGGTTDIAVFQRGALSHTDVIPLGGQSFSSDLAYGLKIPVDRAERLKLRYGTVLSSAVDPVAAVGLGGRHYNAHFMSQILECRAREILEYARDSIRGARLPTSLPAGAVLTGGGSLLDGMPELAEDILRTRARTARPRRVRGQVKPIQKPQYSTAVGLLYLAAKNDHAGPESEGARALSFGSIVEAVKSWFRGG; this comes from the coding sequence GTGGCGTCCGGGCGGCTCGTCTACGGGATAGATGTGGGGACCACCAAGATCGTGGCGCTCGCCGGGAGGGTGGATCCCCGGCGGGGATGGGTCGAGGTGCTCTCCAGGGGAGAGGCGCCCAGCAGGGGGCTGCGGCGCGGCATGATCGTGGACCGGGAGCTCGCCGCCAGCTCGATCGCAGCGGCCATAGACGACTGCGAGGTGAGCGGCGGCCGCGTCGTCGTGGGCATAGCGGGTGGACACCTCTCCTCCTTCAACACCGAGGTAACGCTCCTGAACCGGGGCCGCAACCGGACCATAACCCGGCGGTTCGTCCGGCGGCTGGAGGAGGAGGCGCGCCGGGTCGACCTGGACGAGGACGCCCAGGTCCTGCACGTCGTGCCCCGCGGCTACGTGCTGGACGGCACCGAGGGGGTGAAGAACCCTCTTGGGCTCGCCGCCCGCAAGGTGACCCTCCGGGCGCACGTGGTCTGCGGCGCGGTCTCCAGCATCCAGAACCTCCTCGCCGCCGTCGAGGACTGCGGCGTGCGCGTCTCCCGCGTCGTGCTCGAGCCCCTGGCCTCCGCCGAGGCCTGCCTCACCGAGGAGGAACGGGAGAACGGCGTGATCCTGATGGACATCGGGGGCGGCACCACCGACATCGCCGTCTTCCAGCGCGGGGCCCTCTCCCACACCGACGTCATCCCCCTCGGCGGGCAGAGCTTCTCCTCCGACCTCGCCTACGGCCTCAAGATCCCCGTGGACCGGGCCGAGCGCCTCAAGCTTCGCTACGGCACCGTCCTCTCCTCCGCCGTGGACCCCGTCGCCGCCGTCGGCCTCGGCGGCAGGCACTACAACGCCCATTTCATGAGCCAGATCCTGGAGTGCCGCGCCCGCGAGATACTGGAGTACGCCCGCGACTCCATCCGCGGGGCCCGCCTCCCCACCAGCCTCCCCGCCGGCGCCGTCCTCACCGGCGGCGGCTCCCTCCTCGACGGCATGCCCGAGCTCGCCGAGGATATCCTCCGCACCCGCGCCAGAACCGCCCGGCCCCGCCGCGTTCGCGGACAGGTTAAACCTATACAAAAGCCTCAGTATTCCACGGCTGTAGGTCTGCTATACTTGGCCGCCAAAAACGATCACGCTGGACCGGAGAGTGAGGGTGCACGGGCGCTCAGTTTTGGTAGCATTGTGGAGGCGGTGAAGAGCTGGTTCCGAGGGGGGTAA
- a CDS encoding polyphenol oxidase family protein yields the protein MSLQRSQIPALPAGVALRGRRALYVAPDPEPSGARIWFFTRLGGVSRPPFDALNVSRKVGDSEEAVAENLARAREAMGRRPTAWVRQVAGDGVVEVSEGGCAGEADALITSRPGLCLTVGVADCAPVALVGEGRVGMVHSGWRGTLAGISGKAARRMGVRGLTAYIGPCIRQCCYEVSPELAGEFARRFGAGVVSGRQLSLPEAIRRDLLEAGVREVVDLGLCTGCRPEFFFSHRKQKPVTGRGLAAVARVEGA from the coding sequence GTGTCCCTGCAACGCTCGCAGATCCCGGCGCTCCCCGCCGGCGTCGCACTGCGCGGCCGGCGGGCGCTCTACGTCGCCCCCGACCCGGAGCCCAGCGGCGCCAGGATATGGTTCTTCACCCGCCTCGGCGGCGTCTCACGCCCGCCCTTCGACGCCCTGAACGTCTCCCGCAAGGTGGGCGATAGCGAGGAGGCGGTCGCCGAGAACCTCGCCCGGGCGCGCGAGGCCATGGGCCGGAGGCCCACCGCGTGGGTGCGCCAGGTCGCCGGTGATGGGGTGGTCGAGGTCTCGGAGGGCGGGTGCGCCGGCGAGGCCGACGCGCTCATCACCTCCCGGCCCGGTCTCTGCCTCACCGTGGGGGTCGCGGACTGCGCCCCGGTGGCGCTCGTCGGCGAGGGGCGCGTGGGGATGGTCCACTCCGGCTGGCGGGGGACGCTGGCCGGCATCTCCGGCAAGGCCGCCCGCAGGATGGGCGTCCGGGGCCTGACGGCGTACATCGGGCCCTGCATCCGGCAGTGCTGCTACGAGGTCTCGCCGGAGCTCGCCGGCGAGTTCGCCCGGAGGTTCGGAGCGGGCGTCGTCTCCGGGAGGCAGCTCTCGCTGCCCGAGGCGATCCGGCGGGATCTGCTGGAGGCCGGGGTGCGGGAGGTCGTGGACCTGGGGCTGTGCACCGGCTGCCGGCCGGAGTTCTTCTTCTCCCACCGCAAGCAGAAGCCCGTGACCGGGCGCGGCCTCGCGGCGGTGGCCCGGGTGGAGGGGGCATGA
- a CDS encoding YggS family pyridoxal phosphate-dependent enzyme, translating into MSVRASAAGIRERLKLVQENISRALERSGRRDRPRVLVATKYYEPEQISALREAGVRLVGENRAQDLIRKQELFGDAFEWHFIGHLQRRKAKLVVPRVSLIHSVDSVRLVEELARRAPEGGTDVLVQVNVSGEESKYGVSPGEVERLLEAAAASGKVRVRGFMTLAPLVEDPEDVRYVFAQLREIRDRLRGSWRPHFDLSELSMGMSNDYPVAVEEGATLVRVGRTLIEEDGSARRQDGS; encoded by the coding sequence ATGAGCGTCCGGGCCAGCGCCGCCGGCATCCGGGAGCGCCTGAAGCTCGTGCAGGAGAACATCTCCCGGGCTCTCGAGCGCAGCGGCCGCAGGGACCGGCCGCGGGTTCTCGTGGCGACCAAGTACTACGAGCCCGAACAGATCTCCGCCCTCAGGGAGGCGGGCGTGAGGCTCGTGGGGGAGAACCGGGCGCAGGATCTGATCCGCAAGCAGGAGCTCTTCGGCGACGCCTTCGAGTGGCACTTCATCGGGCACCTGCAGCGCCGGAAGGCCAAGCTCGTCGTGCCGCGGGTCTCCCTCATACACTCCGTGGACTCCGTCCGGCTCGTCGAGGAGCTCGCCCGCCGGGCCCCCGAGGGGGGGACCGACGTCCTCGTTCAGGTCAACGTCAGCGGCGAGGAGTCCAAATACGGCGTCTCGCCCGGCGAGGTGGAGCGCCTGCTCGAGGCCGCGGCCGCCTCCGGGAAGGTCCGGGTTCGCGGCTTCATGACCCTCGCCCCGCTGGTTGAAGACCCCGAGGATGTACGCTATGTTTTCGCCCAGCTTCGGGAGATACGTGATAGGCTAAGAGGAAGTTGGCGCCCGCACTTCGACCTCTCCGAGCTCTCCATGGGCATGAGCAACGATTACCCCGTGGCGGTCGAAGAAGGGGCAACTCTGGTGAGGGTCGGCCGGACGCTGATAGAGGAGGATGGGTCCGCAAGGAGGCAGGATGGGAGTTAG
- the proC gene encoding pyrroline-5-carboxylate reductase, producing the protein MRRVGVIGAGKIGGSLLSRLAESGDFELAVSDVHPEQVERFRRYDRVRPASSNLELAEASEIVIVAVKPWDVAGVLEEISPAMGSGGRSVTSVAAGVEIRTIESYLPEGTPVLRVMPNVCASVGLGAAVITANEPGRRVLPEVMDIFGRVGEVMELPERLFDAATALHGSGPAYVALFADALIQAGVREGLPREVARRLVVGTLAGTAVLLKDRSAHQVRDEVMTPGGTTAAAFVAMEKAGFVGAVYDGVNAATRRARELGG; encoded by the coding sequence TTGAGGCGCGTAGGGGTAATAGGGGCGGGCAAGATCGGGGGCTCCCTCCTGAGCCGGCTGGCCGAGTCGGGGGACTTCGAGCTGGCCGTGAGCGACGTCCACCCCGAGCAGGTTGAGCGCTTCCGGCGCTACGACCGGGTGCGCCCGGCCTCCTCCAACCTCGAGCTCGCGGAGGCGAGCGAGATCGTGATCGTGGCCGTAAAGCCCTGGGACGTGGCCGGGGTGCTCGAGGAGATCTCGCCCGCCATGGGCTCCGGGGGGCGCTCGGTGACCAGCGTCGCTGCGGGGGTGGAGATCAGGACCATCGAGTCCTACCTGCCGGAGGGCACGCCGGTGCTCCGGGTGATGCCCAACGTGTGCGCCTCGGTGGGGCTCGGCGCCGCCGTGATCACCGCGAACGAGCCCGGCCGGCGGGTGCTGCCCGAGGTGATGGACATCTTCGGGCGGGTGGGCGAGGTGATGGAGCTGCCCGAGCGCCTCTTCGACGCGGCCACCGCGCTGCACGGCTCGGGACCGGCCTACGTGGCGCTCTTCGCCGACGCCCTCATCCAGGCCGGGGTTCGGGAGGGGCTGCCGCGGGAGGTTGCGCGCAGGCTGGTGGTGGGCACCCTCGCCGGGACCGCCGTGCTGCTCAAGGACCGGAGCGCCCACCAGGTGCGCGACGAGGTGATGACCCCCGGCGGCACCACGGCGGCGGCCTTCGTGGCCATGGAGAAGGCCGGTTTCGTGGGCGCGGTCTACGACGGGGTCAACGCCGCCACCCGGCGGGCCCGGGAGCTCGGCGGATGA